A genomic stretch from Sphingobacterium sp. ML3W includes:
- a CDS encoding family 20 glycosylhydrolase, whose amino-acid sequence MTNFKKIKNPLRYAGLGMALFSQVAYAQKSSSIADQLQLTWQVKDGQNIRKNPVSTIILKNKGKSAIQLNDWSLWFNFIRSIDPDKVDKRFAIDHRNGDLFQVSFKKTNFSLKAQDTIHIDFITTGLVNYTDGPIGLYIKNSKTGLSTDIQNYNAVKTAPQSDAEKADYWSHKYALNKLTEGIEAQAIIPLPSNISINNNAKFNISTSTKVFITSEFSSEASFLTDFLNKYAGIRLSTSSEKQDGIVIVKANDLKPESYRLNIDAKGIQIEAADKAGAFYAIQSLKSLINHQQWNKTSKSIALPYAKIEDSPRYGYRGFMLDAARNFHSKAEVLRILDLMATYKLNKFHFHFIDDEGWRLEIPSLPELTAVGANRTANFEDGKGIQPAYGSGATAKAHQFYTVADYIEILKYAQARHIDVIPEVETPGHARAAIKAMRARFAHFTKAGDKQKAEEFLLDDADDKSVYNSAQNWNDNVMNPALPSTYHFLSKVVDEIKAIHEKAGVPLKIIDLGGDETPSGVWEKSPKILAFMKDNNISNVLDVWPIYIAKINKIVQEKGLTMSGWEEMGMRNKGKGMEVNAELGKSGIHLNVWNNLPGQGQEDLAYRLANAGYKVVYTSAANNYLDMSWDRDFADPGHSWVGTVNLNRTYSFSPENFFINLRKDDTGKDLVKEAYTNKEQLTAEGKKNLLGIKGALWAEKVSTDQRLEEMIFPRLIAIADRAWAQEQAWEKGNSYDEATYRKSYTAFIKKLGEDELKKLDIIDGGYTYRLPKLGIKKEGNQLYINTDYPGFKVYYTENGSTPTLKSKEVNGTIPFQTGKKYLFKVFDAKGRSGDVIAY is encoded by the coding sequence ATGACTAATTTTAAAAAAATTAAAAATCCGCTACGCTATGCTGGTCTTGGCATGGCACTTTTCAGCCAGGTAGCATATGCTCAAAAATCGAGCTCAATTGCAGATCAGCTGCAACTCACCTGGCAGGTCAAGGATGGCCAGAACATCCGTAAAAACCCTGTCTCAACAATCATTCTGAAAAACAAGGGCAAAAGTGCGATACAGCTCAATGATTGGAGTCTCTGGTTTAATTTTATCAGATCCATTGATCCTGATAAAGTAGATAAAAGATTTGCCATTGACCACAGGAATGGCGATCTATTTCAAGTGAGCTTTAAGAAAACCAATTTTTCATTAAAAGCACAGGATACCATCCATATTGATTTCATTACAACAGGACTTGTCAATTATACCGATGGACCAATCGGTTTGTACATAAAAAATAGCAAAACTGGGCTTTCAACAGATATTCAGAACTATAACGCGGTGAAAACAGCACCTCAATCCGATGCTGAAAAAGCGGATTATTGGTCTCATAAGTATGCCCTAAATAAACTTACCGAAGGTATAGAGGCGCAGGCCATTATCCCTTTACCCAGCAATATCAGTATCAACAATAATGCAAAATTCAATATATCGACTAGTACAAAAGTATTTATCACTAGCGAATTCTCTTCCGAAGCAAGCTTTCTGACAGATTTCCTAAACAAATACGCAGGTATCAGGTTGTCAACTAGCTCTGAAAAACAAGATGGTATTGTTATCGTCAAAGCAAACGATCTGAAACCTGAATCTTATCGCCTAAACATCGATGCAAAAGGTATCCAAATAGAAGCGGCGGATAAGGCTGGCGCTTTTTATGCCATACAGTCTTTGAAATCTTTGATTAATCATCAACAATGGAATAAAACGAGCAAATCAATTGCCTTACCTTATGCAAAAATAGAAGATAGTCCTCGTTATGGCTACCGTGGGTTTATGTTGGATGCGGCCCGTAATTTCCATAGCAAAGCAGAAGTGTTACGGATCTTGGATCTGATGGCTACCTACAAGTTAAATAAGTTCCATTTCCACTTTATTGACGATGAAGGTTGGCGATTGGAAATTCCATCTTTACCGGAACTGACTGCAGTGGGAGCCAACCGTACTGCTAATTTCGAAGACGGTAAAGGAATTCAACCTGCTTACGGCTCAGGTGCAACTGCAAAAGCGCATCAATTCTACACCGTAGCTGATTATATCGAAATCTTAAAATATGCGCAAGCAAGGCATATCGATGTGATACCTGAAGTAGAAACACCAGGGCATGCCCGTGCAGCAATCAAAGCAATGCGTGCGCGCTTTGCACATTTTACGAAGGCAGGTGATAAGCAAAAGGCTGAGGAATTCCTGTTGGATGATGCGGATGACAAATCTGTGTATAACTCCGCGCAAAACTGGAACGACAATGTGATGAACCCTGCCCTGCCTTCAACGTATCATTTCCTGAGCAAAGTGGTCGATGAAATCAAAGCTATCCATGAAAAAGCTGGAGTACCGTTGAAAATTATCGATTTGGGAGGTGATGAGACACCGAGTGGTGTCTGGGAAAAATCACCAAAAATCCTTGCTTTCATGAAGGATAATAACATCAGTAATGTACTTGATGTATGGCCAATATATATTGCCAAAATCAACAAGATTGTTCAAGAGAAGGGTTTGACGATGTCAGGATGGGAAGAGATGGGCATGCGCAATAAAGGAAAAGGAATGGAAGTTAACGCCGAATTGGGTAAATCCGGCATCCATCTCAATGTATGGAATAACCTTCCGGGACAAGGACAGGAGGATTTAGCTTACCGACTGGCAAATGCAGGCTATAAAGTTGTTTACACGAGTGCGGCAAATAATTATCTGGATATGTCATGGGACCGCGACTTTGCTGATCCGGGCCATAGCTGGGTCGGTACCGTAAACCTGAACAGAACCTATTCTTTTTCACCAGAAAACTTCTTCATTAATCTTCGTAAAGATGATACCGGAAAAGATCTCGTAAAAGAAGCGTATACCAACAAAGAGCAGCTTACTGCTGAAGGAAAGAAAAATCTGCTTGGCATTAAGGGTGCACTTTGGGCCGAAAAAGTATCGACAGATCAACGCCTTGAAGAGATGATATTCCCTCGATTAATTGCTATTGCAGATCGCGCATGGGCGCAAGAACAAGCTTGGGAAAAAGGCAATTCTTATGATGAAGCAACCTATCGTAAGTCTTATACGGCCTTTATTAAGAAATTAGGCGAGGATGAATTGAAGAAACTGGATATTATTGATGGGGGTTATACCTATCGCCTTCCGAAGCTTGGAATTAAAAAAGAGGGTAACCAGCTTTATATCAACACCGATTATCCCGGATTCAAAGTCTATTATACAGAGAATGGAAGCACACCGACATTGAAATCAAAAGAAGTAAATGGCACAATTCCTTTTCAAACGGGCAAGAAATATCTATTCAAAGTCTTTGATGCCAAGGGTAGATCTGGAGACGTTATTGCATATTAA
- a CDS encoding TonB-dependent receptor gives MDKHLLALASTFLIGSAVYGQTSGIVKGKVVDANNNPLSSVTVSIGDKTVRTDHKGHFRLQGVDQNAIIRFTYLGYQATSVDYVFSSTNREVVIKPVVLVSNERAIDEVEVFGERNKKPRGLEMITRMPLKPSDQIQSISVISNKVIQDQGILTLTDAVRNIPGVTLFGSYGGVKESLSTRGFRGVPVLKNGVRMDSQFQTASGVVDMQGVESIQMIKGSAAVTQGVITDLGNAGGVINVVTKTPNFTNSGEVGLRVGSWGQFRPTFDFQTVLDKKETVAFRMDGAYERNDSFRKGLSANRVYLNPSLAWKPTERTTITLEGDYFNDNRTPVNSAVNLNPSQGVNALYVIPNNKFLGMNSDNVNTEMKSFMGQINHELTDRWSIRASIATSSYQVDNLTTSATLIEDSEKKYNTFSRKMSKSLRDDKNKTFQFDLIGKDLYTGNVKHLVQAGVDYRIADATTTSFGTKLSLLDSKVLLSKAGQSALAGGTIDVIDIHGDWANDLTQVSYVDSLGNKQVGKKVAFEAKTPVRNYYSSVGFMAQDVIEFNKYIKAVLGLRYSEITTKDFTSNGNKRESAWNPMAGVIVTPFENFNVFGSYTNSTNLRSAANILTDGTKAGSSTTEQFEAGIKSDWLGNRLRFNLTYFHIYTSDLTNAEYNSENQTTGLYFKAGDLIRDGIEAELNGRVLENLTVMLGYAYLDARYKNSPSYMNGSAPMNAPKHTANAWVQYVFNQGALRNLSLSAGVYYVGDRPVNEYSLTPQGHGEYYGEKPFNMPAYTTLNAQVGYKWRRFDAKVFVNNITNEIGLNSYFRGGFINQIDPRNAAVSLGYKF, from the coding sequence ATGGACAAACACTTACTTGCACTTGCCTCTACATTTTTAATCGGAAGCGCTGTATACGGTCAAACTTCAGGAATCGTAAAAGGAAAGGTTGTGGATGCAAACAACAACCCATTAAGCTCAGTAACCGTTTCAATCGGTGATAAAACAGTACGGACAGACCATAAAGGTCATTTTAGACTTCAGGGTGTCGATCAGAATGCAATCATTCGTTTTACTTACTTAGGTTACCAGGCTACATCGGTTGATTATGTGTTTAGTTCCACTAACCGTGAGGTCGTCATAAAACCGGTGGTGTTAGTGAGCAATGAGCGAGCTATCGATGAAGTGGAAGTGTTCGGTGAGCGGAATAAAAAGCCGAGGGGGCTTGAGATGATTACCCGTATGCCTTTAAAACCTTCTGATCAGATTCAGAGTATATCGGTGATATCCAATAAAGTAATTCAAGATCAGGGTATATTAACATTGACTGATGCTGTTAGAAATATTCCGGGCGTTACACTATTTGGTTCTTACGGCGGCGTCAAAGAATCATTATCTACACGTGGTTTCAGAGGTGTGCCAGTTTTGAAAAATGGCGTACGTATGGACTCACAGTTTCAGACGGCTTCGGGCGTCGTTGATATGCAAGGGGTGGAGTCTATCCAGATGATCAAAGGATCGGCAGCGGTGACACAAGGCGTTATTACTGACCTTGGGAATGCCGGTGGGGTGATTAACGTTGTGACAAAAACGCCTAATTTTACAAACTCTGGCGAGGTTGGGCTACGTGTGGGAAGCTGGGGGCAGTTTCGGCCAACATTCGATTTTCAGACAGTATTAGATAAAAAGGAGACTGTCGCTTTTCGTATGGATGGTGCCTATGAAAGGAATGATAGTTTCAGAAAAGGGCTTTCAGCCAACCGTGTCTATCTGAATCCATCACTGGCTTGGAAGCCTACTGAGAGAACAACGATCACATTGGAGGGGGATTATTTCAACGATAACCGCACTCCGGTAAATTCGGCAGTTAACCTGAACCCTTCGCAGGGTGTCAATGCATTGTATGTCATTCCCAACAATAAATTCTTGGGAATGAATTCTGATAATGTTAATACGGAGATGAAGAGTTTTATGGGCCAGATTAATCATGAATTGACCGATCGTTGGAGCATTCGCGCTTCGATAGCGACATCATCTTATCAGGTCGATAACTTGACAACGTCAGCGACCCTGATAGAGGACAGTGAGAAGAAGTACAATACCTTTTCACGGAAGATGAGTAAGAGCTTAAGGGATGATAAGAACAAGACATTTCAATTTGATCTGATTGGAAAAGATCTTTATACAGGTAACGTAAAACATCTGGTACAAGCAGGAGTTGATTATCGTATCGCTGATGCAACAACAACTTCATTTGGTACCAAATTGAGTTTATTGGACAGTAAAGTTCTTTTGTCAAAGGCAGGACAATCTGCATTAGCTGGGGGTACAATCGACGTGATTGATATTCATGGTGATTGGGCCAATGATTTGACTCAAGTATCCTATGTGGATTCATTGGGGAACAAACAGGTAGGAAAAAAGGTGGCTTTTGAGGCTAAAACACCAGTTAGAAATTACTATTCTTCTGTTGGCTTCATGGCACAGGATGTCATTGAATTCAATAAATATATTAAAGCAGTATTAGGTTTACGTTACTCCGAAATCACCACGAAGGACTTTACATCAAACGGAAATAAAAGGGAGTCAGCCTGGAATCCGATGGCGGGAGTTATCGTAACGCCTTTCGAGAATTTTAATGTCTTCGGATCTTATACGAACTCCACCAATCTCAGAAGTGCTGCCAATATTTTAACTGATGGAACGAAGGCTGGATCTTCAACGACAGAACAATTTGAAGCAGGAATCAAGTCCGATTGGTTAGGCAATAGATTACGGTTTAATTTAACCTATTTTCATATCTATACGTCAGACTTGACCAATGCGGAATACAATTCCGAAAATCAGACAACTGGACTTTATTTTAAAGCGGGTGATTTAATCCGGGATGGTATCGAGGCTGAATTAAATGGTCGTGTATTGGAAAATCTAACAGTGATGTTAGGTTATGCATATTTGGATGCCCGATATAAAAACTCTCCATCCTATATGAATGGTTCTGCTCCCATGAATGCGCCAAAACATACAGCTAATGCCTGGGTGCAATATGTGTTTAATCAAGGTGCTTTAAGAAATTTGAGCTTAAGTGCCGGAGTTTATTATGTGGGCGATCGTCCAGTAAATGAATATAGTCTAACACCGCAAGGCCACGGGGAATATTATGGCGAAAAACCATTCAATATGCCAGCTTATACAACTTTAAATGCACAGGTGGGTTATAAATGGCGAAGGTTTGATGCAAAAGTTTTTGTTAACAATATCACCAACGAGATTGGCTTGAACTCGTATTTCCGAGGCGGTTTTATTAATCAGATCGACCCTAGAAATGCGGCTGTTTCATTAGGCTATAAGTTTTAA
- the nagB gene encoding glucosamine-6-phosphate deaminase: MHVYQYIHKMARLNLLEETRFEKVPVSVYPDQNSASKNVANRIAEIIRAKQEKGEKAVLGLATGATPVKVYQELIRLHKEEGLSFKNVITFNLDEYFPMQPDADQSYVTFMNKNLFDHVDIDKANVNIPDGTLAPDQVNAFCEAYEQKITAAGGLDIQLLGIGRTGHIGFNEPGSAPNSGTRIVTLDDLTRRDASRAFGGKENVPRKAITMGVGTIFKAREIILMAWTETKAEIIKKAVEGEISSEIPATYLQLSDNVEFILDEAAASLLTRFDLPWLAEDVTWTPTLIKKAVVWLALEINKPILKLTDEDYSAHGMAKLVTETGPAYNINIRIFNELQHTITGWPGGKPNVDDSQRPERANPAKKNVIVFSPHPDDDVISMGGTFIRLADQGHNVHVAYQTCGNTAVWDDDVVRYLEFAEDLANQIGANTEAAQINRIYDEERAIFATKKPNQIDTELVRKIKALIRKGEAIAGARLVGLPDENIHFQDLPFYDRQKFAKDVSFEDDIQQTMELLRQVKPHQVFAAGDFADPHGTHKVCFDILFEALRRLSKTDEWTKDCWLWLYRGAWHEYPIHEIEMAVPLSPQEVYRKRLAIFKHQSQKDLPVFPGDDPREFWVRAEDRTSDTASMYDRLGLANYEAIEAFVRWKFD; the protein is encoded by the coding sequence ATTCACGTTTATCAATATATCCATAAAATGGCTAGATTAAATTTATTGGAAGAAACACGCTTCGAAAAAGTCCCCGTAAGCGTCTATCCAGATCAAAATTCAGCTTCGAAAAACGTTGCAAATCGTATTGCTGAAATTATTCGTGCAAAGCAGGAGAAAGGTGAAAAAGCTGTTCTAGGTCTTGCTACCGGTGCTACACCGGTGAAAGTTTATCAAGAATTGATTCGCTTACACAAAGAAGAAGGTTTAAGCTTTAAGAACGTGATTACCTTCAATCTTGATGAATATTTTCCTATGCAACCTGACGCCGATCAGAGCTATGTGACTTTTATGAACAAAAACTTGTTCGATCATGTAGACATTGATAAGGCGAATGTAAATATTCCTGATGGTACCCTAGCACCGGATCAAGTCAATGCATTTTGTGAAGCATACGAACAAAAGATTACAGCTGCTGGTGGTTTAGATATTCAATTATTAGGTATTGGTCGTACAGGCCATATTGGTTTTAATGAACCAGGTTCTGCTCCAAACTCTGGTACTCGTATTGTTACCTTAGACGATTTGACACGTCGGGATGCATCACGTGCTTTTGGTGGTAAAGAAAATGTACCAAGAAAAGCCATCACGATGGGCGTAGGTACAATTTTCAAAGCACGCGAGATTATCTTGATGGCTTGGACTGAAACGAAAGCCGAGATCATTAAGAAAGCGGTTGAGGGCGAAATTTCGTCAGAGATTCCTGCAACCTATCTTCAACTATCGGATAATGTCGAATTCATCTTAGATGAGGCAGCGGCATCCTTGTTGACACGTTTTGACCTTCCATGGTTGGCAGAAGATGTTACCTGGACGCCAACATTGATCAAAAAAGCTGTTGTTTGGTTAGCGCTGGAAATCAATAAACCGATTTTGAAACTGACGGACGAAGACTATAGCGCTCATGGTATGGCAAAGTTGGTGACAGAAACTGGCCCTGCTTATAATATCAATATTCGTATTTTTAATGAACTTCAACATACGATTACAGGATGGCCAGGTGGTAAACCTAATGTAGACGATTCGCAACGTCCAGAGCGTGCTAATCCAGCTAAGAAAAATGTGATTGTATTTTCTCCACACCCTGATGATGATGTCATCTCTATGGGCGGTACATTTATCCGTTTGGCTGATCAAGGACACAATGTGCATGTTGCTTACCAGACTTGTGGTAATACAGCTGTGTGGGATGATGATGTAGTACGTTATTTAGAATTTGCTGAAGATCTGGCAAATCAAATTGGTGCAAATACAGAGGCCGCTCAAATCAATCGGATTTATGATGAGGAAAGAGCAATCTTTGCAACGAAAAAACCTAATCAGATCGATACCGAACTTGTTCGCAAAATAAAGGCATTGATCCGTAAAGGAGAAGCTATTGCTGGAGCTCGTTTAGTCGGGTTGCCAGATGAAAATATCCATTTCCAAGATCTACCATTTTACGATAGACAAAAATTTGCGAAGGATGTATCGTTTGAAGATGATATCCAACAAACGATGGAATTGTTGCGTCAGGTGAAACCTCACCAAGTATTTGCAGCAGGAGATTTTGCAGATCCACATGGTACGCATAAAGTGTGTTTCGATATTTTGTTCGAGGCTTTGAGAAGATTGAGCAAAACTGACGAGTGGACAAAAGACTGTTGGTTGTGGTTGTATAGAGGTGCATGGCATGAATATCCGATCCATGAGATCGAAATGGCTGTTCCATTATCCCCACAAGAGGTATACCGCAAGCGTTTAGCGATCTTCAAACATCAATCTCAAAAAGATCTACCTGTATTCCCGGGTGATGATCCACGTGAATTCTGGGTACGTGCTGAAGACCGTACAAGCGATACCGCATCAATGTATGACCGATTAGGTCTTGCAAACTATGAAGCGATAGAAGCTTTTGTGAGATGGAAATTTGACTAA
- a CDS encoding methionine aminotransferase, with protein MNFNLIAKLPHVGTSIFTKMTMLANEEQALNLSQGFPDFETDPKLVQLVSAAMEKGHNQYAPMIGAQSLRETIVNKYKKVYAVDIDPTEELTVTAGGTQAIFTAIATVVGAGDEVIIFEPAYDSYAPTIELFGGKVIPVRLLAPDFQIDWDYVATLINEKTRLVIINNPNNPTGKVLGKEDLNKLGKLLAGTNTLLLSDEVYEHLVFDGVSPQSVLSIPSLRERSFVVASFGKLLHTTGWKIGYCVVPVLLMREFRKIHQFNVFSVNTPMQIAIAEYLKDIAYVESLAGFFAKKRDLLKNGLVQSRFKILPCEGTYFLNLDYSAISQEKEFDFACYLTKHYKIATIPLSAFYKQATDQQVLRVCFAKQDATLLKAVAILNEI; from the coding sequence ATGAACTTCAACCTAATAGCTAAACTTCCACATGTCGGTACATCGATCTTTACCAAGATGACCATGCTTGCCAATGAGGAGCAGGCGCTGAACCTGTCGCAGGGTTTTCCAGACTTTGAGACAGATCCCAAGCTTGTGCAATTGGTCTCCGCCGCAATGGAGAAAGGACATAACCAATATGCACCAATGATCGGTGCACAAAGTCTACGGGAGACGATCGTAAATAAATACAAGAAGGTATATGCCGTGGATATAGATCCGACTGAAGAACTCACGGTTACAGCCGGAGGAACCCAGGCCATCTTTACGGCTATAGCAACAGTTGTTGGTGCTGGAGATGAAGTGATTATATTTGAACCGGCATATGATAGTTATGCCCCAACGATTGAATTGTTTGGGGGTAAGGTTATTCCAGTTCGATTATTGGCACCAGATTTTCAAATTGACTGGGATTATGTGGCTACACTGATCAACGAAAAAACACGATTGGTGATTATCAATAATCCGAATAATCCTACTGGAAAAGTACTTGGAAAAGAGGACCTGAATAAACTTGGGAAGCTATTAGCGGGAACAAATACCCTCTTATTGAGCGATGAAGTTTATGAACATCTCGTTTTTGATGGCGTGTCACCACAATCTGTTTTAAGTATACCGAGCTTACGGGAGCGGAGTTTTGTTGTCGCTTCCTTCGGAAAGCTGTTGCATACTACGGGATGGAAGATCGGCTACTGTGTAGTGCCAGTCCTATTGATGCGTGAATTTCGGAAAATCCATCAGTTTAATGTATTCAGTGTTAATACGCCTATGCAGATTGCAATTGCTGAATATTTGAAAGATATTGCTTACGTGGAGAGTCTCGCTGGCTTTTTCGCGAAGAAGAGAGACTTACTCAAAAATGGATTAGTACAGTCTCGTTTCAAGATTCTCCCTTGTGAAGGAACCTATTTTCTTAATCTCGATTATAGTGCCATTAGTCAGGAGAAGGAATTTGATTTTGCCTGCTATTTGACAAAACATTACAAAATAGCGACCATTCCACTCTCTGCGTTTTATAAACAAGCTACAGATCAGCAGGTTTTACGTGTTTGTTTTGCTAAGCAAGATGCCACTTTATTAAAAGCAGTAGCGATTTTAAATGAAATATAG
- a CDS encoding TlpA disulfide reductase family protein, with amino-acid sequence MIKYITLLFLVLPFFGLAQKKELTKQEYIARVKAAPDSISTLVDLRRVGGYDPVYTELQALYNTLSGNVKNSIEGKEFQEYLNALETVQIGKVAPAFTQNDTTGTPVQLSDFKGKYVLLDFWASWCPDCRVESPDLVKTYEQFKGDNFEILGISFDKDRNSWIKAIHTDKLHWKHVSDLKRWQNDVGTLYAVKSIPQNVLIDPNGKIIAKNLHGDALRAKLKEVLK; translated from the coding sequence ATGATAAAATACATCACACTACTTTTTTTGGTTCTTCCGTTCTTTGGTTTAGCACAGAAAAAAGAATTGACCAAACAGGAATATATCGCCCGCGTAAAAGCTGCACCGGATTCCATCTCAACTTTAGTTGATTTGCGCCGTGTAGGCGGTTACGACCCTGTCTATACTGAATTACAGGCGCTTTATAATACCTTGAGTGGCAATGTAAAAAATTCCATTGAAGGGAAAGAGTTTCAGGAATATCTAAATGCACTGGAGACGGTTCAGATCGGCAAAGTTGCGCCTGCTTTTACACAAAATGATACAACAGGCACCCCTGTACAACTATCCGATTTCAAAGGTAAATATGTATTACTTGATTTTTGGGCCTCATGGTGTCCAGACTGTCGCGTTGAAAGTCCAGATCTTGTAAAAACGTACGAACAGTTCAAAGGAGACAACTTTGAAATCCTGGGTATATCCTTTGACAAAGACCGTAACTCTTGGATCAAGGCCATTCACACAGACAAGCTACATTGGAAACATGTTTCTGACTTAAAACGTTGGCAAAATGATGTTGGTACATTGTACGCGGTGAAATCTATTCCCCAAAATGTACTGATTGATCCGAATGGAAAAATCATTGCGAAGAATTTACATGGAGATGCTTTACGTGCGAAGCTAAAAGAAGTATTGAAGTAA
- the radA gene encoding DNA repair protein RadA: protein MAKTKSAYFCQNCGYEAPKWMGQCPSCKQWNSFVEEVVEKSSSKVPEWRSTTTTTGNTKRANKAAIIHEIVYQDESRILTPDQEFNRVLGGGIVPGSLVLIGGEPGIGKSTLMLQLALSIPQVKTLYISGEESEQQIKMRAERLSQSSKANCYILTETSTQNIFKQIETVQPNVIVIDSIQTLHSAQIESAPGSVSQVRECTAELLRFAKETSTPVFIVGHITKDGSIAGPKVLEHMVDTVLQFEGDRHHVYRILRAVKNRFGSASELGIYEMQGSGLREVSNPSEIMISQRDEPVSGVSIAAMLEGMRPMMIEVQALVSNSAFGTAQRSSTGYDTKRLNMLLAVLEKRFGFRLSAQDVFLNIAGGLRVEDPAIDLAVIVAIISSQQDIPIKTSLTFAGEVGLSGEIRAVNRIEQRIQEAEKLGFDGIFISKFNTKGLDAKKYNIAIRPVAKLEDLFSALFG from the coding sequence ATGGCAAAAACAAAATCAGCATATTTCTGTCAAAACTGTGGCTATGAGGCTCCCAAATGGATGGGACAGTGTCCTTCGTGCAAACAATGGAATAGTTTCGTGGAGGAAGTGGTCGAAAAGTCAAGCTCAAAAGTTCCTGAATGGCGAAGCACGACGACAACAACGGGGAATACAAAGCGGGCAAACAAGGCGGCTATTATTCATGAGATTGTATATCAGGATGAATCGCGTATCTTGACTCCAGATCAGGAGTTTAATCGGGTGTTGGGCGGGGGAATCGTCCCGGGTTCCCTGGTGTTGATAGGAGGCGAACCCGGAATTGGAAAATCCACATTGATGCTCCAGCTGGCTTTGTCCATTCCACAGGTTAAAACCCTGTATATTTCCGGAGAGGAGAGTGAGCAGCAAATCAAGATGCGGGCCGAGCGATTGTCACAATCCTCTAAAGCCAATTGTTATATTTTGACGGAAACATCTACACAAAATATTTTCAAGCAGATTGAGACAGTACAACCTAATGTCATTGTCATAGATTCTATCCAAACCTTGCATTCAGCGCAGATTGAATCGGCACCGGGTTCGGTTTCCCAAGTGCGGGAATGTACAGCCGAATTACTCCGGTTTGCGAAAGAAACCAGTACCCCAGTATTTATTGTAGGACATATTACCAAGGATGGTTCCATTGCAGGACCGAAAGTCTTGGAACATATGGTTGATACCGTACTTCAATTTGAGGGCGACCGCCATCACGTCTACCGTATATTGCGTGCGGTAAAAAATAGGTTTGGCTCCGCGTCGGAATTGGGTATATATGAAATGCAGGGCTCCGGATTGCGGGAGGTGTCAAATCCGTCCGAAATTATGATTTCACAGCGAGATGAGCCCGTGAGTGGTGTTTCCATTGCTGCCATGCTCGAGGGAATGCGGCCGATGATGATTGAAGTTCAGGCCTTGGTGAGCAATTCAGCATTTGGTACAGCCCAACGTTCATCTACAGGTTATGATACAAAACGATTAAACATGTTGTTGGCTGTATTGGAAAAGCGATTTGGTTTTCGGTTAAGTGCACAGGATGTATTTTTGAATATTGCCGGAGGACTTCGTGTTGAAGATCCAGCCATCGATCTGGCAGTTATCGTGGCTATTATTTCGTCACAACAAGATATTCCGATAAAGACCAGTCTGACCTTTGCCGGCGAAGTTGGTTTATCGGGAGAGATCAGAGCTGTAAATCGGATTGAACAACGTATCCAAGAAGCAGAGAAGTTGGGCTTTGATGGGATATTTATTTCCAAGTTTAATACCAAAGGATTGGATGCCAAGAAATATAATATTGCCATTAGGCCAGTAGCTAAATTGGAAGACCTGTTTAGCGCTTTATTTGGCTAA